In a single window of the Geitlerinema sp. PCC 9228 genome:
- the rsmI gene encoding 16S rRNA (cytidine(1402)-2'-O)-methyltransferase, producing the protein MDKVQPKTLYLVGTPIGNLEDMTFRAVRVLQEVDLIAAEDTRHTGKLLQHFQIQTPQLSYYQHNSQKRIPDILTALHQGKAIALVTDAGMPGVSDPGCELVQACIEANISIIPIPGATAAIAALSASGLPTDAFVFVGFLPLKSKVRSQILQSLQAETRTLLFYEAPHRIVQTLQDLASHLGENRQVVVAREITKRYEDFWRGTVADAIASHSQTNPKGEYTIVLAGNTATEKSWSPAAIKTELQQLLAQGYSRSQASRQLATVTNLPRREIYQMALTIADSTQ; encoded by the coding sequence ATGGATAAAGTACAACCCAAAACCCTCTACCTGGTAGGCACCCCCATTGGCAATTTGGAAGATATGACGTTTCGCGCGGTGCGGGTTTTGCAGGAAGTAGACCTGATTGCTGCTGAAGATACTCGCCATACGGGGAAGTTATTGCAGCATTTTCAAATTCAAACGCCGCAACTTAGTTACTACCAGCACAACAGTCAAAAGCGAATTCCGGATATTTTAACAGCTTTGCACCAGGGAAAGGCGATCGCTTTGGTGACGGATGCTGGGATGCCGGGAGTTTCCGATCCTGGTTGCGAGTTGGTACAAGCTTGCATCGAGGCCAATATTTCTATTATACCGATTCCGGGGGCAACGGCAGCGATCGCGGCGTTGAGTGCGTCGGGATTGCCCACGGATGCGTTCGTGTTTGTGGGATTTTTGCCGCTAAAATCCAAAGTGCGATCGCAAATTTTACAGTCTTTACAAGCCGAAACCCGCACGTTACTCTTTTACGAAGCGCCCCACCGGATCGTACAAACATTACAAGATTTGGCCAGCCATTTGGGCGAAAACCGTCAAGTGGTGGTGGCAAGGGAAATTACCAAACGCTACGAAGACTTTTGGCGGGGAACTGTAGCAGATGCGATCGCTAGCCACAGTCAAACCAATCCCAAAGGAGAGTATACAATCGTACTGGCAGGCAATACGGCTACAGAAAAATCTTGGTCGCCCGCCGCCATCAAAACCGAACTGCAACAATTGCTAGCACAGGGCTATTCGCGATCGCAAGCCAGCCGCCAACTAGCAACGGTTACCAACCTTCCCCGCCGAGAAATCTACCAAATGGCATTAACCATTGCCGACAGCACGCAATAA
- a CDS encoding pentapeptide repeat-containing protein, with the protein MKVLPFATAAIVLTAIPATAESIEDLQQLLSTKECAGCDLIDAGLTHASLIRADLQNADLRGANLSRADLRGANLRGADLSGATLYGANLQGADLTGAKLTNTDLRRAYLLNAATEGSNIGNAYLKDAVGLPPDIGSAELFHQWGMQEAQGGSYEQAIDYFERAIARDDSFAPSYMGISLAMLRLGNQEASLEYAKAALEIYEQEGSPEAQETASKLVARLEDMKEEDSDSFGEQVERFVGSVGGLILQFLF; encoded by the coding sequence ATGAAAGTTCTCCCCTTTGCCACTGCTGCCATAGTTCTAACTGCAATCCCAGCAACAGCGGAAAGTATCGAAGATTTGCAGCAACTGCTCTCGACAAAAGAATGTGCGGGATGCGATTTAATCGACGCCGGCTTAACCCATGCCAGCCTCATTCGCGCTGACTTGCAGAACGCTGACTTACGGGGAGCAAACTTATCCAGGGCTGACTTGCGCGGTGCTAATCTCAGAGGTGCCGACCTCAGTGGTGCTACTTTATACGGTGCCAACCTCCAGGGTGCTGATTTAACGGGGGCAAAACTCACCAATACAGATTTGCGTCGTGCCTATTTGCTCAATGCCGCCACCGAAGGTTCTAACATTGGCAATGCCTACTTAAAAGATGCGGTAGGACTCCCTCCCGATATCGGAAGTGCCGAATTATTCCATCAGTGGGGCATGCAGGAAGCACAAGGGGGTAGCTACGAACAAGCGATCGATTATTTTGAACGAGCGATCGCGCGGGATGATTCCTTTGCCCCTTCTTACATGGGGATTAGTCTTGCCATGCTCCGTCTGGGTAACCAAGAAGCATCTCTAGAATACGCCAAAGCAGCTTTGGAAATTTACGAACAGGAAGGCAGCCCGGAAGCTCAAGAAACTGCCTCCAAACTGGTAGCGCGTTTGGAAGACATGAAAGAAGAAGATTCCGACAGTTTCGGCGAACAGGTAGAACGGTTCGTTGGCTCGGTAGGGGGGTTGATTTTACAGTTCTTATTTTAA
- the msrB gene encoding peptide-methionine (R)-S-oxide reductase MsrB, giving the protein MNYPIQKSEAEWKQQLTEEQFRVTRKKGTERPFTGEYYNKKEKGIYKCVCCGNELFSSDTKYDSGTGWPSFWAPLSEEKVAKETDRSLFMTRTEVLCSACGAHLGHVFDDGPAPTGQRYCMNSVALDFTPDNKSDS; this is encoded by the coding sequence ATGAACTATCCCATTCAAAAATCCGAAGCCGAGTGGAAACAACAGCTCACCGAAGAACAGTTTCGGGTGACGCGCAAAAAAGGTACCGAAAGACCATTTACCGGTGAATATTACAATAAAAAAGAAAAAGGAATTTACAAATGCGTTTGCTGCGGCAACGAACTATTTAGTTCCGATACCAAATACGACTCTGGTACGGGGTGGCCCAGTTTTTGGGCACCTCTATCTGAGGAAAAAGTAGCCAAAGAAACCGATCGCAGCTTGTTTATGACCCGTACGGAAGTCCTTTGTTCTGCCTGTGGCGCTCATTTGGGTCACGTTTTTGACGACGGTCCTGCCCCTACAGGTCAGCGTTACTGCATGAACTCTGTTGCCCTGGATTTTACGCCAGATAATAAGTCTGACAGTTAG
- a CDS encoding glycosyltransferase, with protein sequence MSLTVPSVKLELFEYWWNQLPNHPYRVQFLLTKMVEAIAYKLSTTGKLALKQEQPTTAKSVFQLPPKLVKNQVKLDSQVAVVIPAKCCSVKDGDLLQRVISSLQNQPAYVIVVNDGSSYWPHLQPWVQVWTHSQSQGPAVARNTGIKAALELGVDFILFTDSDCIPSANWVSEAHRGFLENPYIHAISGRTDAASHTWFDRYHQINGTLNGRRFQDSNILLYGPTCNLAIARPVAESIQFDESFPHAAGEDIDFCVRMMVAGFRGVHRHSMVVAHDFQFQPGNFIGNLRKFLRQFWKYGSAEGRLLAKFPDYYAYFGQTEEIASDRHGI encoded by the coding sequence ATGAGTTTAACAGTGCCTTCTGTGAAACTAGAACTTTTTGAATATTGGTGGAACCAGTTACCCAACCATCCCTATCGGGTACAATTTTTACTAACGAAGATGGTAGAAGCGATCGCATATAAACTCTCTACAACGGGCAAGTTAGCGCTAAAACAGGAACAGCCAACCACTGCCAAATCGGTTTTCCAACTGCCACCGAAACTTGTGAAAAATCAGGTCAAACTGGATTCCCAGGTAGCAGTGGTTATTCCTGCCAAATGTTGTTCGGTGAAAGATGGCGACCTTCTCCAGCGGGTGATATCCAGCCTGCAAAACCAGCCTGCTTATGTTATTGTGGTTAACGATGGTTCTTCGTACTGGCCGCACCTTCAGCCGTGGGTGCAGGTTTGGACTCATTCTCAATCCCAAGGTCCAGCCGTCGCTAGGAATACAGGGATAAAGGCGGCGCTTGAGTTGGGGGTGGATTTCATTCTGTTTACGGATTCCGATTGTATTCCCTCTGCCAATTGGGTCAGCGAAGCGCACCGGGGATTTTTAGAGAATCCATACATTCATGCTATTTCCGGTCGTACGGATGCCGCCAGCCATACATGGTTCGACCGCTACCACCAAATCAATGGCACCCTCAACGGTCGGCGTTTTCAAGATTCTAACATTTTGCTGTACGGACCGACTTGTAATTTAGCGATCGCGCGTCCGGTAGCAGAATCGATACAATTTGACGAGTCTTTTCCCCATGCTGCTGGCGAAGATATCGATTTTTGCGTTCGCATGATGGTAGCCGGATTTCGAGGGGTTCATCGCCATTCTATGGTGGTTGCCCATGATTTTCAATTTCAGCCTGGCAACTTTATCGGGAATTTAAGGAAATTCCTGCGGCAATTCTGGAAATATGGGTCGGCTGAGGGGAGATTGCTTGCCAAATTTCCAGATTATTATGCCTATTTTGGGCAAACTGAAGAAATTGCCAGCGATCGCCATGGTATATAA
- a CDS encoding radical SAM protein, translated as MHPREIILELSHNCNLSCIMCGFKKERNQPHYFMTEETLHQVMDAIAYPPEIIRLNGRGESTIHPKFPQFLAWIREKWPHSQLHLFTNLNIQDPQRVELLKKYGIQLFISIDSPNPEELAQIRRDASWEIVERNLNLLRNHQPRPYFVFTIQAENLHRLKDIAHLAAAHNVGLIYNVVRSDAPDHYFLNRVISELGEIRNALVEAKEILAAVSLQCLIPDQIQGVDLDLEVANPSNGKLATCPALYREACIQYDGYVTPCNMFHPQRFGHISEGSVAEILDGAAARAFRSHHQEDSYCQNCAWLGGGE; from the coding sequence ATGCATCCACGAGAAATTATCCTGGAACTGAGCCATAACTGCAATTTGTCTTGTATTATGTGCGGTTTCAAAAAAGAACGAAACCAGCCCCACTATTTTATGACCGAGGAAACCCTCCATCAAGTTATGGATGCGATCGCGTATCCACCAGAAATCATCCGTTTAAATGGTCGGGGCGAAAGCACCATTCATCCCAAATTTCCCCAGTTTCTGGCTTGGATTCGAGAAAAATGGCCCCATTCACAGCTGCATTTGTTCACCAATCTCAACATTCAGGATCCCCAGCGGGTGGAATTGCTCAAAAAATACGGTATCCAGCTTTTTATTTCCATAGACTCTCCCAACCCAGAAGAACTCGCCCAAATTCGCCGGGACGCGTCTTGGGAAATCGTGGAACGCAACCTCAATCTCTTGCGCAACCATCAACCCAGACCCTATTTTGTTTTTACCATACAAGCAGAAAACTTGCATCGCCTCAAAGATATTGCCCATTTAGCTGCCGCACATAACGTGGGTTTGATTTACAACGTCGTCAGAAGCGATGCGCCAGACCATTATTTTCTCAATCGGGTCATATCCGAACTTGGCGAAATTAGGAATGCGCTGGTAGAAGCCAAAGAAATATTGGCGGCTGTATCTCTCCAGTGTTTGATTCCCGACCAAATTCAAGGGGTAGACTTAGATTTAGAAGTTGCCAACCCATCCAACGGCAAGCTTGCCACTTGCCCAGCTTTGTATCGGGAAGCCTGCATTCAATACGACGGATACGTCACTCCTTGCAATATGTTCCATCCCCAACGTTTTGGTCATATCAGCGAAGGAAGTGTTGCGGAAATTCTCGATGGGGCAGCGGCGAGGGCATTTCGTTCCCATCACCAAGAAGATTCTTACTGTCAAAATTGTGCTTGGCTGGGAGGTGGAGAATGA
- a CDS encoding carotenoid oxygenase family protein, whose protein sequence is MKTASQPTASYSRSDWQQGYESQPNEYNYWIEDIEGEIPQQLHGTLFRNGPGLLDINGQPIAHPFDGDGMVSAITFRDGKAYYQNRFVRTEGFLAEQKAGKILYRGVFGTQKPGSWLANIFDMKAKNIANTHIIYWGGKLLALWEGSVPHQLNPQNLETIGVDHLDGILASDQPFAAHPRIEPGSDDKRLINFSVEPGLSTTITIFEFASDGKLLQKKSHSIPGFAFLHDMAITPEYCIFCQNPVQFNPIPYVLGLRGAAQCLRFDPNQPTKIVLIPRQQGKEVKILETDPCFVFHHANAFTEGNRIYLDSICYDYFPNVEPDTDFREINFEDYPAGKLWRFCIDLDSEKVTPELLVRRTCEFPSLHPQNVGQSYRYLYLAATHAPTGNAPLQALLKVDLQKLQGTSIPAEFDPAAEEGCSQFWSLAPRSFAGEPVFVPHPNATEEDDGWVLMLTYNAAHHRSDILIFNAKDISPGPIARLHLKHHVPYGLHGSFVEETFV, encoded by the coding sequence ATGAAAACTGCATCCCAACCCACCGCATCTTATAGCCGTAGCGACTGGCAACAAGGCTACGAATCCCAACCCAACGAATATAACTACTGGATTGAAGACATCGAAGGGGAAATTCCCCAACAGTTACACGGTACCCTATTTCGCAACGGACCGGGGTTGCTCGATATCAACGGTCAACCCATCGCGCATCCCTTCGACGGCGACGGCATGGTGAGTGCCATTACCTTCCGCGACGGGAAAGCCTACTATCAAAATCGCTTCGTACGCACAGAAGGCTTTCTCGCCGAACAAAAAGCCGGCAAAATCCTCTATCGCGGCGTATTTGGCACCCAGAAACCCGGGAGTTGGCTAGCAAATATATTTGATATGAAAGCCAAGAACATTGCCAACACCCATATTATCTATTGGGGAGGCAAACTGCTGGCACTGTGGGAAGGTTCGGTTCCCCATCAGCTCAATCCCCAAAATCTGGAAACCATCGGCGTTGACCATCTCGATGGTATCTTAGCATCGGACCAGCCATTTGCTGCCCACCCACGCATCGAACCCGGCAGCGATGACAAACGGTTGATTAATTTTTCTGTAGAACCCGGTCTTTCCACTACCATCACCATTTTTGAATTTGCCAGCGACGGCAAACTGCTACAGAAAAAATCCCACAGCATACCTGGGTTTGCCTTCCTACACGACATGGCAATTACCCCGGAATACTGCATTTTTTGTCAAAATCCCGTTCAATTCAATCCCATTCCCTACGTATTAGGCTTGCGCGGTGCGGCGCAGTGTTTGCGGTTTGACCCCAACCAACCCACCAAAATTGTCTTGATTCCCCGCCAGCAAGGAAAAGAAGTTAAAATTTTGGAAACCGACCCTTGCTTTGTCTTTCACCATGCCAATGCCTTTACCGAGGGCAACCGCATCTATTTGGATTCCATTTGCTACGATTATTTTCCCAATGTAGAACCGGATACCGATTTTCGCGAAATTAATTTTGAAGACTATCCAGCCGGGAAACTGTGGCGTTTTTGTATTGATTTAGACAGCGAAAAGGTCACGCCTGAGTTATTGGTACGGCGTACTTGCGAGTTTCCTTCCCTGCATCCCCAAAACGTCGGTCAATCGTATCGCTATCTCTATTTGGCGGCTACCCACGCGCCGACGGGAAATGCACCGTTGCAAGCTTTGTTGAAAGTAGATTTGCAGAAACTTCAGGGAACCAGTATTCCGGCAGAATTCGATCCGGCTGCCGAAGAGGGTTGTTCGCAGTTCTGGAGTTTGGCACCGCGTAGCTTTGCGGGGGAACCGGTGTTTGTTCCCCATCCCAACGCTACGGAAGAAGACGACGGTTGGGTGTTGATGCTGACCTACAACGCTGCCCACCATCGCTCTGATATACTGATTTTCAATGCTAAGGATATTTCCCCAGGACCAATCGCACGTCTGCATTTAAAACATCACGTTCCCTATGGGTTGCACGGTAGTTTTGTAGAAGAAACGTTTGTGTAA
- the asnS gene encoding asparagine--tRNA ligase — protein sequence MEVQRVGVVLRSFQPETEVTVRGWIRTKRELKEFAFVEVNDGSSMANLQVIFDRNYPDYENVLKQLNTGVAVEISGTIAESPAKGQRIELRASDVKVYGEVEADTYPLQKKRHSFEFLRSIAHLRSRTNTLGAVFRVRNACSAAIHQFFQERGFLWVHTPILTANDCEGAGELFTVTNLDLNNLPRNEDGSVNFEEDFFGKRASLTVSGQLEAEAMALAFTNVYTFGPTFRAENSNTSRHLSEFWMVEPEMAFCDLQGDMDLAEEFLKYVFQAVLERCPEDMEFFNKRIDSTVLDTARHIIDSEFERIPYNKAIEILQKSDRKFEYPVEWGADLQSEHERYLTEEVFGKPVIVTDYPRDIKAFYMRQNDDGQTVAALDVLAPKIGEIIGGAQREERLDMLEKRIQEMGLNQDDLWWYLDLRRYGTVPHAGFGLGFERLIQYMTGMGNIRDVIPFPRTPENIEF from the coding sequence ATGGAAGTACAAAGGGTTGGCGTTGTTTTACGTAGTTTTCAGCCAGAGACGGAAGTAACGGTACGCGGGTGGATTCGTACCAAACGCGAGTTAAAGGAGTTTGCTTTTGTGGAGGTTAACGATGGTTCCTCCATGGCGAATTTGCAAGTGATTTTTGACCGCAATTATCCCGACTACGAAAATGTTCTCAAACAGCTCAATACCGGGGTGGCGGTGGAAATTAGCGGTACGATTGCTGAGTCGCCAGCCAAAGGACAGCGCATCGAATTGCGTGCGAGCGATGTTAAGGTGTACGGTGAGGTAGAAGCAGATACCTATCCTTTACAGAAGAAACGCCATTCTTTTGAGTTTTTGCGGTCGATCGCTCATTTGCGATCGCGTACGAATACTTTAGGAGCTGTGTTTCGAGTCCGCAATGCTTGTTCGGCGGCTATTCATCAATTTTTCCAAGAACGGGGGTTTCTGTGGGTGCATACTCCCATTCTCACGGCGAATGACTGCGAGGGTGCTGGGGAATTGTTTACGGTGACCAATTTGGATTTGAACAATCTTCCCCGCAATGAAGATGGCAGCGTGAATTTTGAAGAGGATTTCTTTGGCAAACGCGCTTCTTTGACAGTCAGCGGTCAGTTGGAAGCGGAGGCGATGGCGCTGGCGTTTACCAATGTGTATACGTTTGGACCTACCTTTCGGGCAGAAAATTCCAATACTTCCCGCCATTTGTCGGAGTTTTGGATGGTAGAGCCGGAAATGGCTTTTTGCGACCTGCAAGGGGATATGGATTTGGCGGAGGAATTTCTCAAATATGTGTTTCAGGCGGTTTTGGAACGGTGTCCGGAGGATATGGAGTTTTTCAACAAACGCATTGACAGTACGGTTTTGGACACTGCCCGCCATATTATTGATAGCGAATTTGAGCGAATTCCCTACAACAAAGCGATCGAGATTCTGCAAAAAAGCGATCGCAAATTTGAATACCCGGTAGAATGGGGAGCAGACCTACAATCGGAACACGAGCGCTATCTCACCGAAGAAGTATTTGGCAAACCCGTCATCGTCACCGACTATCCCCGCGACATAAAAGCCTTCTATATGCGGCAAAACGACGACGGTCAAACCGTGGCTGCTCTTGACGTACTGGCACCCAAAATTGGCGAAATTATAGGCGGTGCCCAACGGGAAGAAAGATTGGATATGCTAGAAAAACGCATCCAAGAAATGGGGTTGAACCAAGACGATTTGTGGTGGTATTTAGACCTACGCCGCTACGGAACCGTTCCCCACGCCGGCTTTGGCTTAGGCTTCGAGCGTCTCATACAATATATGACTGGTATGGGCAACATCCGCGATGTCATTCCCTTCCCCCGCACGCCAGAGAATATTGAATTTTAG
- a CDS encoding IscS subfamily cysteine desulfurase: protein MTNRPIYLDCHATTPVDQRVMEAMQPFFSEYFGNPASVQHMYGWETEAAVKQARETLAEAIGATPVEIIFTSGATESNNLAIKGVAEAYFSKGQHIVTVQTEHNAVLDACKYLDKLGFEVTYLPVQADGLLDLEQLKQAIREDTILVSVMAANNEIGVLQPIEEIGAICHEAGVLFHTDAAQAIGKIPLDVQKMNIDLLSMTAHKAYGPKGIGALYVRRRHPRVNLAPQIHGGDHERGMRSGTLPAPLIVGFGKAVSVALEEMETESQRVKALRDRLWEKIRHIDGIHLNGSLTHRLPGNLNVSVESVDGNALLLGLQPVMAVSSGSACTSAKREPSHVLHALGRSADLGFASIRFGIGRFNTQEEIDRAAEHTIETVQSLQSAARGNQNVGVSK from the coding sequence ATGACCAACCGTCCAATTTACCTAGATTGCCACGCCACCACCCCCGTTGACCAACGGGTTATGGAAGCCATGCAGCCGTTTTTTAGCGAATATTTTGGCAATCCAGCCAGCGTTCAACATATGTATGGCTGGGAAACGGAAGCGGCTGTCAAACAAGCACGGGAAACCCTCGCCGAGGCAATTGGCGCGACGCCTGTGGAAATTATCTTTACCAGCGGTGCGACGGAATCCAACAATCTAGCTATCAAAGGCGTAGCAGAAGCTTATTTTTCCAAGGGACAGCATATTGTTACGGTACAAACAGAACACAACGCCGTTCTCGACGCTTGCAAATATTTAGATAAATTGGGATTTGAGGTAACCTACTTGCCGGTACAGGCAGATGGTTTGCTGGATTTGGAGCAACTCAAGCAAGCTATTCGGGAAGATACAATTTTGGTATCGGTGATGGCTGCCAATAACGAAATTGGCGTATTGCAACCCATTGAAGAAATTGGGGCGATTTGCCACGAAGCCGGCGTTTTGTTCCATACTGATGCCGCCCAAGCCATTGGCAAGATTCCCTTGGACGTGCAAAAAATGAATATCGATTTGCTTTCTATGACCGCCCATAAAGCTTACGGACCCAAGGGAATTGGTGCTTTGTACGTGCGCCGCCGCCATCCTAGAGTGAACTTGGCACCGCAAATCCATGGAGGCGACCACGAACGGGGGATGCGTTCCGGAACCCTGCCTGCACCGCTCATCGTAGGATTTGGCAAGGCGGTGTCTGTGGCTTTAGAGGAGATGGAAACGGAAAGCCAACGGGTAAAGGCATTGCGCGATCGCTTGTGGGAGAAAATTCGCCATATTGACGGCATTCATCTCAACGGTAGTTTAACCCATCGCTTGCCCGGAAATTTAAATGTGAGCGTGGAATCGGTCGATGGCAATGCTTTGTTGCTGGGATTGCAGCCAGTGATGGCTGTCTCTTCCGGTTCGGCTTGCACTTCCGCCAAACGGGAACCTTCCCACGTTTTGCATGCCTTGGGTCGTTCCGCAGATTTAGGCTTTGCTTCGATCAGGTTTGGCATTGGTCGCTTCAACACTCAAGAAGAAATCGACCGCGCTGCCGAACACACCATTGAAACGGTTCAATCGCTACAATCGGCAGCTCGTGGGAATCAGAACGTAGGAGTATCGAAGTAG
- a CDS encoding 5-formyltetrahydrofolate cyclo-ligase, producing MDSQERKKQLRQQLIQKRRSLEPSQWRTYSDRLCDNLTNSSFYAKANTILAYFSFRNEPDLSPLFEDSSKIWGFPICVGDRLTWHRWQPGDPQVKGRYGILTPAETAPTIDPESVDLILVPAVACDQRGYRLGYGGGFYDRLFAEPPWNTIPSLGIIFDFAYLDHLPADSWDSPLSGVCTDANFYATSSN from the coding sequence ATGGATTCTCAAGAACGGAAAAAACAACTGCGCCAACAACTTATCCAGAAACGACGCTCTCTCGAACCTTCTCAATGGCGAACCTATAGCGATCGCTTGTGCGATAACTTGACAAATAGTTCATTTTATGCTAAAGCTAATACCATACTCGCCTATTTCAGCTTTCGCAACGAACCCGACCTCAGCCCTTTATTTGAGGATAGCAGCAAAATTTGGGGATTTCCCATTTGCGTGGGCGATCGCTTGACGTGGCACCGCTGGCAACCTGGCGACCCGCAGGTTAAAGGTCGCTATGGCATTCTCACGCCAGCCGAAACCGCACCCACCATCGACCCAGAAAGCGTCGATCTAATTTTGGTTCCTGCCGTAGCTTGCGACCAACGGGGATATCGTCTGGGATACGGCGGCGGATTTTACGATCGCTTATTTGCCGAACCCCCTTGGAATACTATTCCCAGTTTAGGCATTATTTTTGATTTTGCCTACCTAGACCACCTCCCAGCCGACTCTTGGGATTCTCCCCTTTCCGGTGTTTGCACCGATGCTAACTTCTATGCTACCTCCTCCAACTAG